The genomic DNA TTTTTCACATAGAACGCATAGCCTCCGGAAAAGCTCTTACCTTCCAAAATCGCATAGATCTCCTCGGCCAGTTTCTCGTCACCGACGATTCCTAATTCCCTGTCCAGATCAGCAATTTCCTGCATTCGTGCGCGCTTGTGCTCTTCAGCTTCAGTAGGACTTGTGAAATAGATCGACTCCATATCATGCCTAGATAATGGATCGGTCACATATGCACGTGTCGTTTCAAGATCGATCTGTCCGTATTGATATTTTAATGCGATTAAGTCGGAATTTTCATATCTATAGAAGAAGACAATTCCATACATCCGGCGTCCGATATGCGACGCACTCCAATCATTACCATCACCAAGCGCCTCATGACATACGCCCAGGACGCCTGCGCTGTCCTTATATTCCGCAAACTCAAATTGAGACGCGATTCCAATGCCGTATCTAGCATTAAGGCGACGATAAGTAAAAAGAGATGTTTTCCCGTTTGTCGTAGATGTCTTTTCATGAATCGCACATCTCTCAAAACGTGCGTACATGTACTGGAAAGCCTCCAAGGCGTTGATAGCGTCAACGGTGGTTGCGTTCACATAAAATGGAATTCGTTTGCAAAAGGTCTTTGCAATGTAAAAGGGAACCTGGTAAAGGCCAAGATCGGCATTTACAGTCACAAGGCAACCCGAATATAGTCCGACGTCGCTATCTGATATTTCGCACTTGCGTCGAGCATTCATGATAGAAATCAGAATAAAACATGACGCAATCACATTGAGTATCACACTTCTCACGGTGTGCGCGATTTCCCCGCTGGGGGAACGTTCCGTATCCAAGAATTCAATTGAATAGGGTAAAAGTTCATTTAAATCTTTTCGAATAGAAGAACTCCGGAAAGCGTCATACATATATTCTCCAAGCTGCCTTCGTCCGCACGCGGAAGCCGCCTCTGCTGCGACTATCATTTCCTCAAGCAATCGACGCAACAAAGGAAATATTTCATAAAGGTAAAGCATTGTCGTTTTAAGAATTCGACCCGCGCTTTTGACCAAGACATTTTTTGTTCTGTCGCACGGCCTGCCGAGCAAGTTAGCTAATTCGTGCGGATTAGGGAAAGGCAAAAACACCAATCCGAATCCTTGTTTTGCATCGAAAAGAAGATTTGCAATAGCGAGGTTGTGACGTATCGATCTGGCCGTATACCGTTCCGTGTCGGGAGGACGCTCGGATTCTTCGGTTGAGATGCTTCCGTCGATCTTGCCGCCCGTTTCCGGGGAACCCTCGGCGGCTAGCTTGGAGCGGAGGTAAGAGCCAGCAAATGTGTAATTTGTTCCGAGGCGCCTCAGTACACTGGCTTTTGCGCCTTTTTTTGCCAATTCACTCAGCCCGATTTTCTCCCGTGCAGCGCGAGCTGAAATCCGAAGTACGCTTGGCCAACCGCCGACCGAATATTCGCTGGCTATCTCCGAAAATTGTTGACGCGACATACTTCCTGTCGCAATGATATTTCTAATCCATAGTGCTTCGTAGAATAAGCATATAACTTTGATTACCTGCGTTACTTTATCGAGCTTGGTGTGCGTGCGCTTCGATCTGCGCAAGTACGCATCGACTGCAAACAGTAGCGTTATCACAAGATCTTTACGCTTGCTTAGCGGCATAGGTTCGCTAAACAACTCATTCGGTGGGAGAATAACTTCGCTGAGATCAAATTCCTTACGTTTTTTCTCTCCCGTCATTTCAAATTTATACTCGAACAAAATGATGCCATTGTCCGAAATTCGGAGTTCACCACTCGCCAATTCTGTATTTAGATCGGAAAGTCTAATTGATTCATCTATCGACTTGGTGCGCCGCTGAGGTTTTGTCGCCGGCATCGTCCACCTCCAAATCCTTTACGAGTGGAGAAATAACGAACCAATAAAGGCTCTTTTTTATATAAGTTTTGAGCAAAAGATTAAATAACATTGCTGGCCCATGCCATTTTTCAAATGCTTCGGCATTTTCGTTCAGTAGACGTTTCCAATTCCTCGCATAATAATTGGATGTTGTCCATACCTCTCTCACCCTTGCTCTTCCAATTACAATACGATTGTTGGCGCATCCTCGGTCCGCATGGCAATTTTTGGCGTCACAGACACCACCGATAAGCCAACTCGGTTCGACTGGTTCGAATGGATTTCGACAGCCAGTTCCGTCTCCAATCGGGAAAAGCAGGTTTTTGTCCACTTTTTTTTGATCAAATTTTCCAACAAAATATGACCGTTCTTTCGATAGAGAAAATTTGACGCTAGCATCGAATCGTCTTTGAAATTCCAAATTAATTGCCTGATTGTGTAAAATCGTAGCAATTTGTGAAATATAATGAACTGTCATGTTCACATCCGCGTGATCCGCCTCAAGCTGGACCATTTCGATTCCTGACGCCAACTTGAAATTGTCCAGCGTGAGCATGTGTGTGCGGATCTGCTCATCGCTAAACCAATCCATACCAATTTTTTCCAGCAAAATAAGTTTCTGCGTTTTTGTGTCTGAAATTGGGCGCGTTATAATCTGTTCATTTTTATTGTCCCAACCAAACCATAATCTGTCTTCCTCGGGAAAGAGATGTTTGAATTCTTTCAGTTTTTCGAAATTCCACAACAGAAGCTCTATCGCCATGTATGCAGCCTTATTGTCCGGAATAATATCGATTTCCGGCGTATATCGATCGCTGCGTGATTTAAAGCTTTGTAACGTATATATGTCGCCGCATTTGCTCACCCCACTCCGCCTTAATTCCCGAAGCGAATCGGCGTTCCATCGCGTATGTATGAGTAACGCGTAAAACGCTGCGATCAATTCCCGATTAAGGGCACAGCGTGGCAAGAAGAAAAGGTACCGTGTACGCAGGCCGCACAAACGATCACGCTCAATTTCGAAATAAGTTAAAAACGAATCATTGACGTTTCCAAATCTAAGTTTCGTTTGTACAATCTGCCGCCTGGGTAATCTCACATCGTTGACGAGTTGAATAATGCACGAGGCAACGTGAGACGGATCAAAGCTCTGGATTCTAGACATTTCAGCAAATGTTGCGCTGCCTAGAAGAAACGCACGCATCGCTGCCATTTCTAGCGACGAAGTAGGAATCAACGTCGCACTGTTCATTTTTTGTCTAATTAAATGCCAATACTGCATTTCCTCCGTCACACTTTCCACGAGTTTATTAATATCTTGGGTCATGCGTGCGACTTCCCGATTCCTGAGTTCGGCGATGGTTTGGTGGGGAATCGCCCCGAGGGGATAATCGACGGGGTTTTCCGGATCTGCGCCACGATGAGGTGACTCGCTCAACGTTTTTCGAGGAGCGCCAGTTCCTCGAAATCGCGTTTGGAAGTAACTGGCACATCTGGAAATTCGCTCTGCGAATAAATCTTCTGGCAGCTTCTCGGCAAGGAACGTTCGGATTAGGCTCGAGGACTTTTTCTTTGTTGTCTCGGATAGGTGTGCAAACAACGACGACTCGAGGAGATTCTCTATACCAGCGAACAAATCTCGCGCGTCTCGTCTTCCAACTTCTCCCACTGGCAATACGAGATAACGTCGAGTATGCGGATTTGTACACGCCTGACCTAGGACGTTGAAGATGTGACCAAGGTCTCGTTTCTGGCCGGGCACCAACTGCGATCTTGACCGGTGGTATTCCAAGGCTTCATAAATCCAGGATCCGCGTCGGACACGAGCAGCGCCGAGATCGAAGCTAATGGTTTTTTCGACGGTCACCCCGTAGTACCTCACGGTCGTACGAAAATGCATCAGGTTCTGTCTACCCAGTGCGCCCTGCATAACCGGCTCCTCGCATCGCCTAGTTGCAGTCTAGTGTTACCCAGAGCGATTTCAAGGCGGCTTCGCGCCAGACCGTCAATCTCGCTCCCGCCGATCTGCCGAAGGAATCCGGCCGCTTCGATCTGCCGATTGCGCTTGGCATTCTTGCCGCCAGCGGGCAGATTCCGGTCGAATCGCTTGCACACCGCGAGTTCGCCGGCGAGTTGTCGCTGACCGGTGCGCTCCGGCCGATGCGCGGCGCGTTCGCGATGGCCTGCGGGACCGCGCGCAGCGCGGCTGGGTCGTCAGCGAGCGGCGAAGACCGCACAGACTTTTCGCAGCGCAACCCTGAGTTGTATCTACCTGCCGCGAGCGCGGCCGAAGCCGCGCTGGTACCGGGCGTCGACGTATTCGGCGCGGCGGATCTGCCGTCGCTTTGCGCGCATCTGTCGGGGGACGCCGACGCCAGGCTGTCGCCGGTCGCGGCGCCTCCGGTCAGCGACCAGATCTCGGCCGCCGGGCCGGATATGGCCGACGTGATCGGCCAGCGCGGTGCGCGCCGGGCGCTCGAAGTCGCCGCGGCGGGCGGTCATCATGTGCTGATGGTCGGACCGCCCGGCGCAGGCAAGTCGATGCTCGCGGCGCGCCTGCCCAGCCTGCTGCCGCCGATGACCGACGACGAAGCGCTGACCTCGGCGGCCCTGCTTTCGGCGAGCCTTAGCGGCTTCTCGCCTGCGCAATGGCGGCAACGGCCGTTCCGCGCGCCACATCATTCGTCGAGCGCCGCGGCGCTCGTCGGCGGACGCAATCCGCCGCGGCCCGGAGAAATCACGCTCGCGCATCTGGGCGTGCTCTTTCTAGATGAGTTGCCGGAATTCGACCGTCATGTTTTAGAGACGCTGCGTGAACCGCTCGAAGCCGGTCGCATCACGATCTCGCGCGCCGCCTGGCAAGCCGATTTTCCCGCTGCATGCCAGCTGATCGCCGCCATGAACCCCTGTCCGTGCGGCTGGCGCGGCGATCCGAACGGCCGCTGCCGGTGCACGCCCGAGATTGCGGCGCGCTATATGCGCAAGTTGTCGGGCCCGCTTCTCGACCGTATCGATATCCAGATCGAGATACCGGCGCTGTCGCCGGCCGAGCTTTCGGCGCGCGCGGCCGATAGCGGCGAGTCAAGCGGCGTAATCGCCGCTCGCGTGCAGCAGGCGCGCGAGCGCCAGCTCAAGCGCCAGGGCAAGACCAACCGCGAACTGGACGGACGCGAGGTCGATGAAGTGTGTCGCCCCGACAACGCCGGCGAAAGCCTTTTGCGCGAAGCCGGCGAGCGCTTCGGCTGGTCCGCGCGGGCCTATTACCGGGTGCTCAAAGTGGCGCGGACCATTGCGGACCTGGCCGGCGTCGATACGCCAAACGCATCCCAGATAGCGGAAGCCGTGCAGTACCGGCGCGTATTCGCGTCGGCTTGATCTCAGCAAAAAACTTATGTCAAGACTTGACTTATTCACACAAACCGCGGTCTGACACGTTTAGATACAACTGAAAGCGACTTGTGAGGCCGACGTTAAAGTTCTTTGATTTTATTGAGATTTATTGCTTGCCAAGAATCAGGGCAAAATAACTGGAGGTCCGCTGGGCGGGCTTGTGCGGCCTACCGCACATAGTTGTCAACAAAGATATCCACAGGTCCTGTGGGTAACCGAAAAACTTGAGAGAAATCCGCCTATTAGCGCCATGAGCTACGAAGGAACTTTCACTTTGCGCAATGCTCGGCGAATACCTGGCGAGAGCCTTTTTACCGCTCTTAATACAGTTTGAACGACTGGAAGAACTGGTCTAATTGCTCGGGCGGCAGTTCTTTTTTGGCGACGACGGCGGCCTGATACACGTGCCGCCCCTTGGCGACGAGGCGCGCGTGCATGATACGCGTCTCCTTTTTAGGACCGGCGGCGCCGCTGAACGTCACTTCGAACCCCGGCACGTCGCCGCCT from Paraburkholderia edwinii includes the following:
- a CDS encoding YifB family Mg chelatase-like AAA ATPase; the protein is MQSSVTQSDFKAASRQTVNLAPADLPKESGRFDLPIALGILAASGQIPVESLAHREFAGELSLTGALRPMRGAFAMACGTARSAAGSSASGEDRTDFSQRNPELYLPAASAAEAALVPGVDVFGAADLPSLCAHLSGDADARLSPVAAPPVSDQISAAGPDMADVIGQRGARRALEVAAAGGHHVLMVGPPGAGKSMLAARLPSLLPPMTDDEALTSAALLSASLSGFSPAQWRQRPFRAPHHSSSAAALVGGRNPPRPGEITLAHLGVLFLDELPEFDRHVLETLREPLEAGRITISRAAWQADFPAACQLIAAMNPCPCGWRGDPNGRCRCTPEIAARYMRKLSGPLLDRIDIQIEIPALSPAELSARAADSGESSGVIAARVQQARERQLKRQGKTNRELDGREVDEVCRPDNAGESLLREAGERFGWSARAYYRVLKVARTIADLAGVDTPNASQIAEAVQYRRVFASA